In the genome of Candidatus Promineifilum breve, the window CGGCTACGCCTACTACCTGGAGAACGCCGACCTGCTGACCATCATCAGCATCGACGGCGTGGCCCCCACGGCCGAAACGGCCGAGGATGGCACCTACCCGCTCTCCCGCCCGCTGTTCATCTACAGCGACGCGGCCATCATGCAGGAAAAGGCGCAGGTCGCCGACTTCATCAACTTCTACCTGACCTACGTCAACGAAGAGATCACCGACGTGGGCTACTTCCCGGCCAGCGACGACGCCCTGAACGCGGCGCGCGCCAACTGGCTGGCGGCCATGGGGCAGTAAGACAGTGAACAGTGGGTAGTGGGCAGTGGGCAGTAAGACTGCCCACTGCCCACTAACCACTATTAAAAAACCTTGTTACACTTGGGACACTTGGGAACCGAGCATCCGGCGGGTTCATGCGTTTTGACAAATAAATACGGATATAGGCTCGTAGGTGGAGCTTCCAGCTCCACTTCCCCCTAGCGGGTGGAACTGGAAGTTCCACCTACATGGGTATCCGAATTGACAGGATTGAACCCACGGGATTTCACCACGCGATTGAACCCACGGGTTTGAACCCGCCCCGGCGTATCCGTCCAATCCGTGGATATCCGTGTAATCCGTGTCAATCCGTGGTTAATTCATTCCTCTACAGCGCGAAGCGAGACAGACTGGCGAGGAATACAGAAATCGGGTTTTCAAAGTTTGTAGTAAGCAACTTTAGTTGCGTTCTTAAGAGTCGGCGCTAAAGCGCCTGACTACGAACAAAGTGTGGGCAGTACAGAAACCGGGTTTTCAAGAAAAAACCCGGTTTCATGAGCGAGCAAGCCTATGAGCAGTGAGGCTTTAGTGAATCAATCGGCGCGAGCAGCGAAAAACGAAGAGATCGACGTCGCCGCCCAACTCGCCAGGCGCCCCCGCGTCGGCGAGCGCATCATCGAGGGCCTTCTCTTCGCCGCCGGGGTCATCTCTATTCTGACCACGGCCGGCATCGTCCTGGTCCTCTTCCGCGACGCCATCGACTTCTTCCTGCTGGACGAAGTGACCCTGACCGAATTCCTGACCGGCACGCGCTGGCTGCCCCAGGGCGGCGCGTTCGGCATCTGGCCGCTGTTGACCTCGACCCTGGTCGTCAGCGCCATCGCCATGCTGGTCGGCATCCCGTTGGGCTTCTTCACGGCCATCTATTTGAGCGAGTACGCCTCGCCCCGCTTCCGCGCCATGCTGAAGCCGGTGCTGGAAATCCTGGCCGGCATCCCCACCGTGGTGCTGGGCTACTTCGCCCTGACCTTCGTCACCCCCTTCCTGCGCTCCATTTTCGGCGATGAGGTGGTGAAAATCTATAACATGGCCTCGGCCGGCATCGTCGTCGGCATCCTGACCGTGCCGCTCATCGCCAGCCTCAGCGAGGACGCGCTCCACGCCGTGCCCGATTCGCTGCGGCAGGCGGCCTATGGCCTGGGGGCGACGCGCATGGAGGCCAGCCTGAAAGTCGTGGCGCCCGCGGCGCTGTCGGGCATCTCGGCCGCCGTGGTCGTGGCCGCCTCGCGCGCCGTGGGCGAGACGATGATCGTGGCCCTGGCCGCCGGGGCGGGGCCGAACTTCACCCTCAACCCGTTCGAGTCGGCCGAGACGATGACCGGCTACATGGTGCGCATCAGCGGCGGCGATTTGAGCTACGGCTCCATCGATTACCAGAGCATCTTCGCCATCGGCCTGGTCGTCTTCCTGCTCACGCTGCTGCTCAACATCGTCAGCCAGCGCGTCGTCAAGCGCTTCCGCGAGGTGTACGAATGATCGGCGGCAACAACATCGCCCATCGGGTGCGGGCCGATCTCTACCCCGAGGGCGAGGAAGTCAACGCCCTGATCCACAAGCGCCGCCGCACCGGCATGATCTGGCGCAACATCTTTCGCGGGGCCACGCTGGCGGCGATTGTCATCCTGTCCATCCTGCTGATCAAGATCCTCAACGACACGGTGGGGCTGGTGGCCGAGGAGAGCGTCGTCAGCGAGAGCGCTCTGCTGGCCGCCTGGGCCGAATCGAGCGGCACAACCCCCGTCGCGGCGCTGGGCGATCTGGCCTATGACGACCTGGTGGCCCTCTATGCCGCCAACGTCAGCCGCGGCCGCTGCCGGGCCGTGGAGCGCGAGCAGCGCTTCTTCGCCGATTCATTCGCCTGCGAAGACCCCGACCTCTTCGCCCAGGTCTGTGCCTCGGACACGCCGGCCGCCGCCTGCGCCCTGGGGCCGCGCGACGCCGCCGGTGTGCAGCAGCTCATCCGCGCCGACGTCATCCAGCCGACCGTGGTGGCGACGTGGAACGGCATCGAGTCGATCTTCAACCGCGAGGCCATCATGGCCGAGGCCGCCGCGCAATATCCCGCGGCCACGGTCTACTTCAAGTCGTGGCTGTCGTGGTCGTTCATCACCAGCCCGCAATCGAGCTACGCCGAGACGGCCGGCATCCGCACGGCCATCCTGGGTACGCTGTGGGTGGTGGGCATCGCCGTGCTGTTCAGCTTTCCGCTGGGCGTGGGCGCGGCCGTCTATCTGGAAGAGTACGCCGACAAGCGCAACCGCCTGACGGGCATCATCCAGACCAACATCAACAATCTGGCCGGTGTGCCGTCGATTATCTACGGCCTGCTGGGGCTGGCGGTGTTCGTGCGCCTGCTGGAGCCGCTGACCAGCGGCGCGCTGTTCGGCGTGACCACCGACGCGGCCTCGGCCAACGGCCGCACCGTGCTGTCGGCCGGGCTGACGCTGGGCTTGCTGGGGCTGCCGGTCATCATCATCAGCGCCCAGGAAGCCATCCGCGCCGTGCCCGGTTCGCTGCGCCAGGCCAGCTACGGCCTGGGGGCCACGCGCTGGCAGACGGTGCGTAGCCACGTCTTGCCCAACGCCATCGGCGGCATCCTGACCGGCGTCATCCTGTCCATGTCGCGCATCATCGGCGAGACGGCCCCGCTGGTGGTCATCGGCGCCTCGACCTATATCACCGCCGACCCCACCGGCCCGTTCTCCAAATTCACCACCCTGCCGTCGCAAATTTACCAATGGACGGCCCGGCCGCAGGAAACCTTCCGCGACCTGGCGGCGGCGACCATCGTTGTGTTGCTGCTGCTGCTATTGATGCTGAATGCCACGGCCATCTATTTGCGCGACCGCTATAGCCGGCGGTTGGGTTAATCCGGCTTAGACCTCTGAGGTCTCAGAAGACCTCAGAGGTCTGGAGATTGAAATGACGACTCATCCTAATGGCGATTTCGCCATCGAGGCCCGCGATCTGAACATCTTCTACGGCCAGTTCCGGGCTGTGAAGAATATCGACCTGCAATTTCGGCCGCGGCAGATCACGGCCCTCATTGGCCCGTCGGGCTGCGGCAAGAGCACCGTGCTGCGGGCCTTCAACCGCATGAACGATCTCATCCCGTCGGCCCGCGCCGAGGGGGAGATCCTTTTCCACGGCAAGAACATCTACGACGACGACGTCGATCCGGTCGAAGTGCGCCGCCGGGTGGGCATGGTCTTCCAGAAGCCCAACCCGTTTCCCAAGACCATCTACGAAAATGTGGCCTGGGGGGCGCGCATCAACGGCTTCAAGGGCAACAAGGCCGACATGGACGCGCTGGTGGAGCAGACCTTGCGCGACGCGGCGGTGTGGGACGAGGTGAAGGACAAGCTGGGCCAGAGCGGCCTGTCGCTGTCGGGCGGCCAGCAGCAGCGGCTGTGCATCGCCCGCACCATCGCCATCCGGCCGGAGATCATCCTGATGGACGAGCCGGCCTCGGCCCTCGACCCCATCTCCACCCTGCGTATTGAGGAGCTGATCCAGGAGTTGAAGCAGAACTACACCATCCTGATCGTCACCCACAACATGCAGCAGGCGGCACGGGCCTCGGACTTCACCGCCTTTTTCAACATGGACAGCGACCGCGCCGGCTATCTGGTGGAGTATGGCCCCACCAGCGACTTGTTCACCAACCCGAAGAATGAACTGACCGAGCAATATATTACCGGGCGATTCGGATAAGAATTGGCCACGGATTTAGACGGATGGTACGGATTAATACGGAAAAGAATAACCGTAACCATCATTAAGAAATGGCGACGGATTACACGGAACATACGGATCAGAACGGAAAAGAAAATCCGTTTTTTCCGTCTTAATCCGTAGCCAATTCTGGAGCCAATTCTGGAGCAGCAACTATGCGCCAAACATTCGACCGCGATCTACAACGCCTGCAAGACGAGGTCTTGCGGATGGGCAGCGAGGTGGAGGAGCATCTGGTCACCGTGACCAACGCCTTCCTGGCCCGCGACGCCGTGACTGCCCAGCGCATGATCGACGCCGACAAGTCGATCAACGAGCGCCGGGTGCAGGTCGGCCTCGACGCGCTGACCCTCATCGCCATCCAGTCGCCCATGGCCCGGGACATGCGCCTCATCGCCGCCATCCTGGAGATCGTCGGCGAACTGGAGCGCATCCATGATTATGTCAAGGGAATCGGCAAGATCAGCCTCAGCCTGGGGCGCGAGCCGATCCCCGCGCCGCTGGCCCGCGACCTGCCGGAGATGGCGGAGATCGCCCGCGAGATGCTCTTCCAGGCGCTGAAGGCCTTCGCCAACCGGGACGAGACGCTGGCCCGGCGCGTGCCGGCCATGGACGATCGCGTGGACGAGTTGTTCAACCATCTCTACGGCGAGATCGTGGCCCTGGTGACGGCCGACGCGACCCAGATTCACCGCGCCAACCAACTGGAGTGGGCGCTGCACAATATGGAGCGCTCGGCCGACCGGACGATCAACATCTGCGAGTGGGTAGTCTACATGGTAACCGGCGTCTACTCGGAGATGAGCATGGGCGAGTATGAGGCCCCGCCGGGATAAGAGAACAGAAGAGAATCCACAGATTTCACAGATTGCACAGATTGAAGAGAGAGAATCCGCAGATTGGGCAGATTAGGCAGATTTCAAGAGGTTGAATCCGCAGATTTCGCAGATTACGCAGATTTTGCCGAGGCATCAACCGCGAGTCACGCCGATGACAATTCAATGGTCAGCGGCGCTCGTCATTCGTCATTCGTCATTCGTCATTCGTAATTCGTAATTCGTAATTCCTATGACTGCAACCATCGAAATATTCAAGTACGAAAAGAATGTGGCCGAATTCGCCGCCGGGGCAGCGGTATTCTCTCTGGGCGATGCCGGCGATCTGATGTACGTCATCCAGAGTGGCGAGGTCGAGGTCAGCGTCAACGGCCGCGTCATCGACACGCTGGGGCCGGGCGGCGTGTTCGGCGAGATGGCCCTCATCGACCACGCGCCGCGCACGGCCACCGTGACGGCCAAGACCGATTGCCGCCTGGTGCCCATCGACGAGCCGCGCTTCCTGAACCACGTCCACCGCACGCCGTTCTTTGCCCTACAGGTGATGCGCATTATGAACGAGCGGCTGCGGCGGCGGATGAGTGATGCTGGATAATGAGAGTAACACATAGGAACACAGAGGGACACAGAGGAACACAGAGGGACACAGAGTAACACAGAGCAACAGAGAGAATAAATCGGTCTCTTACTCTCTGTGCTCTCTGTGTCCGCCCTCCGTGCTCTCTGTGTACTCTTAATTTGAGCATGAATGCCTTTTGGCTTTGTTGTTGGCTAATCATGGCAACGTTGGCGGTGGGCTGCACCAGCCCCGCGGCCGACGCGCCGGCGATCCTCTTCCTGCGCCCGCCCGACGACGGCGGCGCGGGCCAACTGTTCGTGCAACCCCTCGGCGGCGACGCCCGCCAACTGACCGGCACGGCTGACCCTAGCGCGCCGGAAGTCATCGACTACGCCCCCGCGCCCGACGGCGAGCGGATTGTCTACGCCACACAGGCCGGAAGCGACACGGCCCTGCGGCTGGTTGAACCGGACGGCGGCGGCGACCGGCTGCTGCTGGAATGCCCGGCGGCCGAATGTGCCGCGCCGGTCTGGTCGCTCGACGGCCTGCGGCTGCTGTTCGAGCGGCGGCCACTGGACGACGGCCTGCCCGGCCAGCCGCGCCTTGTCTGGCTCGACCCGGACACGGGCGCGACCCAGCCGCTGATCACCGGCGCCCCCCCGGCCCAGGGCGCGCGCTTCTCGCCGGGCGGCGACTGGCTCAGCTACGTCTCGCCGGGCGACGCGGGCATCGTTCTCTACCGGTTGGCCGATGGCGCGCAACGGCTGCTGCCCAGCCGGGCCGGCGCGCCCGCGGCCTGGAGTCCCGACGGCGCGGCCGTGGTCTATGGCGACCTCGTGCCCACCGCCCACGCGGGCGACGCGGCCGGCGCGCCGCCGCTGGAGACGGCCGGGGTCTACCTCTATCGCACCTTGTTGGCCGAAGAGGGGTCGCGCCAACGGCTCAGCCCGGAAGCGGCCGTCAGCGACAGCGCGGCGGCCTTCGCGCCCGACGGCCAATGGCTGGCCTTCACCCGCGCCCCGGCCGAGACGGACGCCGCCCGGCAGCTGTGGCTGATGCGCCCCGACGGCAGCGAGGCGCGGGCGCTGACGGCCGACGCCGCGATCAGCCACGGCCCGCCGCGCTGGTCGGCCGATGGGCGGACGCTGCTCTACCAGCGGCTGGACGCCTCCCCCGAAACCACCTCCACACCTCGCCCCTCAATCTGGCAACTCGACATAGCTACAGGCGCGGCGACGCTGGTGGTAGAGGATGGATATTTGCCGGTGTGGTTGCCGTAGAGAAGATTAGTATAATAGTCAGCGTTATGCCCACAGTTCTTCGAGAAGGTCGTTATCGGTTCGCCTTTTTTAGCAATGAAAATCGCGAACCGCCGCATGTGCATGTAAAAGTTGGTGATGACCAGGCTAAATTCTGGCTCGATCCGGTTGAATTGGCCGTCAATTATGGGTTTAAGGCCCATGAGTTAAACGAGATGGAGCGCATTATCAATCGGCATCAAGCCGATTTCCTGGAGGCATGGTATGAGCACTTTAGCTGAGACGAATCTCACCATTAAACGAACATTCCGCCGCGCCTACGTGCCCCAGACGGCGCTCGCCCAATCCATCGAATTTGCCGACGACTTGATGCAAGTATCTTTGACGGACGGCCGCATCATCAGTGTGCCGGTCATCTGGTTTCCATTGCTTCACGAGGCCACGCCCGAACAGCGAACGCGCTACGAGATCGGCGGCGGCGGGGTCAGTTTGCACTGGCCGGAGATAGACGAAGACCTGTCAGTGGCCAGTTTGCTGGCTGGTGGGGATTGGCAATCGGCATAAAGTGCGTTCGATTTTCCCCCTAGAAACCGATAGAAACCGAGTTTTCAAGAAAAAACTCGGTTTCGGGGGCGGGATACCATCCCGCCCTACAACTCGCCGGTTGACATGTCCCCCACCGGGCCTATACTGTACTGTGCAGGTAGAAGCAGGCCAACCGTTCCTTCCCATCCTCACCCGTCGGCCGTCTGCCTGGTTTGATCACCCTTTTTTCCGGCGCGCGGCGGCCGATGCGGTCGCCCTGACTCACTGATCCCGGCTGCGGATCAGCCTTTCCGCGTAAGAGTCGTCTATTCCCCCACCTCCAGGAGGTTCCCATGTCCCTCATATCCGTCAATCGGTCGCGCACGGCCCGCGTGCTGTTGTTCGTCGTGCTGTTGGCCGGCGTCTCGCTGCTGTCGGCCGCGCCGCAAGCCTACTACAAGCTGAGCACCAACGGCCCGCTGCCCATCGGCGGCGACGTCGGCGATTTTCTCATCAGCGCCGACGGCCAAACCACCGTCTACCGCGCCGGGCAGGAGGTGGACAACCGGCGCGATCTCTATGCCGTCCCCACCGACGGCAGCGGCGACCCGGTCAGGCTCAGCGCTCTGCCGGACAGCGGCCGCAACGTGGACTTTTTCGCCATCAGCCCCGACAACGCCCACGCCGTCTATCTGGCCGACCAGGATACCAACGGCCTGGTCGAATTGTACAGCGTGCCCCTCGACGGTGGGCCGCCGGTCAAACTCAACGGGCCGCTGGTCGAGGACGGCGAGGTCGATTGGTTCCAGATCAGCCCCGACGGCAGCCGGGTGGTCTACCGCGCCGAGGCGGACAGCGCCAATGTCACCGAATTGTTCAGCGCCCCCATCGCCGGCGGCGCGGCGGCCGTCAAGCTGAACGCTCCCCTGCCGCCCGACGGCGCGGCCTATAACTTCGCCATCTCGCCCGACAGCCTCTACGTGGTCTATGTCGGCGACCAGACCACGACCGACGTGGGCGAACTGTATCGCGTGCCCATCGGCGGCGGCGAGCCGGCCAAACTGAATGACCCCCTGCCGCCCGGCGGCAGCGTCTACGACTTCAAGATCAGCCCCGACAGCGCCACCGTCCTCTATCTGGCCGACCAGGACAGTAATGATGTGACCGAGCTATACGCCGTGCCCCTGGTGGACGACGTGGCCGCGTCGCAAAAGATCAATGGCCCGCTGACGCCGGGCGGCAACGTGGGCTTCGGCAGCACGTTCTACATCAGCCCCGACAGCCAACGCGTGATCTATCTGGCCGATCAGGACACCTATAACGTCTTCGAACTGTATAGCGCGCCCATCAGCGGCGGCTCGTGGATCAAGCTGAACGGGCCGCTGACCCCCGGCGGCGGCGTGAACTGGATCTGGCCGCCGCTGATCAGCCCCGACGGCAACCACGTCGTCTATAACGCCGACCAGGATACCAACAACGTCGATGAGATTTTCAGCGTACCCATCGCCGGCGGGCCGCCGGTCAAGCTCAACGGGCCGTTGCTGGCGTTTTTGATCTACGACTTCGCCATCAGCCCCGACAGCAGCCGCGTCGTCTATCGCGCCTATCAGAGCAGCGCCCAGACCAATGAGCTGTATAGCGTGCCGCTGACCGGGGGGTCGTCGGTGAAGCTTAACTCCACGGTCTACTCCGGCGGCCACGTGAACGATTTCGAGATCAGCGCCGACAGCAGCCGCGTGGTCTACATGGCCGATAGCGGTCTGTCGGGCGGCAACCAACTCTTTCGCGTGCCGCTGGCCGGCGGCGGCGTGACGACGGTCAACGGCGCCATGACCGCCGGCGGTGCGGTGGATAGCTACGCCCTGGCCCCGGCCGGCAACAGCATCGTCTACGTGGCCGACCAGACGACCGATGACGTGCGCGAGATCTTCCGCGCCCCGCTGGCCTCGTCCGGCGCGGTGGTGCGCCTCAATGAGACGCTGGCCATCGGCGCGGACATCTGGGATTACGAGATCACCTCCGATAGCCAATACGTCTTCTATCTGGCCGACCACGACCGGCCGGAGCGCAACGACCTCTACCGGGCACGGCTGGACGGCAGCGACGACCCCAGCCGCCTGACCGCGATGTTTGCCGGGGCCTACACGATTAGCGACCTGAAAATCACCGACGACGCGACCCGGCTGGCCTTTCGGGTGGACACCAGCGGCGAACCGGAAGCGCTCTATAGCCTGCCGGTGGCCGGCGGCGCGCCGATCAAGCTGAATGGCGACCAGGAGCGGTTCCATTACTACGACCTCAGCGCCGACAGCGAGACGGCCGTCTGGCGCGGGGTCGAGCTGTCCGGCGGCCCGTATGAGGCGTTCAGCGCGCCGCTGGACGGCAGCGCCCCGCCCCAGCGGCTGAACGGCCCGCTGACCCCCGGCGGCGAGGTTGACGACGTCTACATCAGCCGCAGCGGCAACCGTGTGGCCTACACCGCCGACCAGGACATGGACGATGTGGTTGAACTGTATAGCGCCCCCAGCGGCGGCGGCGCGTGGGTCAAGCTGAGCCGCCCGCTGGTGGCCGGCGGCGACGTGGAGTTCTACGACTTCACCGGCGACGGCCAATGGGTCGCCTACGTGGCCGATGGGGACACGGATGAGGTGAGCGAACTCTACCTCGTGCCCAGCGACGGCAGCGCGGCGGCGGTGAAGGTCAACGCCCCGCTGGTCAACAACGGCGACGTGAATTGGTTCCAGTTCAGCCCCGACGGCGGCCGGCTGTTTTACTCCGCCGACGGCGACGTGGATGATCGCAACGAGCTATATGGCATCGCCCTGCCCAACCCCGGCGCGCCCTACAAGATCAACGGCCCGCTGGGGGCCAACAACACCGTCTACGATTTCGATTTCAGCTCCGACGGGGCGCTGGTGGCCTATATGACCCTTAACCAGAGTAGCGGGCAGGTCCAACTCTATAGCGTGGTCTTACCGGATGGCGCGCCGCTGAAGCTCAACGGCCCGCTGGCGGCCGATGAATCGGTGGGCTTTTTCGGCTTCAGCCCCGACGACAGCTATGTGGCCTTCACGATCTATCGCGGCGACTACGAGGACGCCATTCTCTATCGCGCCGACCCGTTGAGCGGCAACCGGCAACTGCTGGTTGACCCGCCGACCGGTGGCGTCAGCGACTTCCTGTTTACGCCGGACAGCGCCCGGCTGATCTATTCGGTCTACGAAGATGAGTATACCCACCGGGAACTGTGGGTCGTGGCGGCCGCGGGCGGGGCGGCGGCCAGGGTGAACGGCCCCATGGTGGCCGGCGGCGGCGTGGAGCGCTACGACCTCAGCCCCGACGGCCAACGCGTGGTCTACTCCGCCGACCAGGAGATCGACCAGGTGGATGAGCTGTACGCGGCGACCCTCCCCGACGAACCGGCGGCGGAGATGGCCGTCTACCTGCCGGTGGCAATGCGGTAGGGGGTCAGTGGGCAGTGGGCAGTGGGCAGTGGGCAGAACTGTCCACTGCCCACTACCTACTATCCACTGTCCACTATTGAAAATCTGTGAAATCTGTGTAATCTGTGGTTTCTATCTGGAGAAACCACATGAACGACCGACCGATCACCATTCTCTGCCTGGCCGGCTATGTCAAGGGGACGCGCTTCCTGACGGCCGCCAAAGACCTGGGCGCGACGGTGCTGCTGCTGACGAAGGAGAAGCTGGCCGCTGAAGAGTGGCCGCGCGAGAGCATCGACGAGCTGCTGTTGATGCCCGACATCCACAAGCGGCCCGACATCATCCACGCCGTCAGCTATCTGGCCCGCGGCCGGCAAATCGACGCCATCGTCCCCCTCGACGACTACGAGGTGGAGACGGCGGCCATGCTGCGCGAGCATCTGCGGCTGCCCGGCCTGGGCGAGACGGCCGCCCGCTACTTCCGCGACAAGCTGGCCATGCGCACCCAGGCCCGCGCCGCCGGCATCCCCGTGCCCGCTTTCTCGCCCACCTTCAGCTATGAGCGGCTGGCCGAGTTCATGGAGCGCACGCCGCCGCCCTGGGTGCTGAAGCCGCGCTCCGAGGCCGGGGCGATGGGCATCAAGAAGCTCCACACGCCGGGCGAGGTGTGGGATTGGCTGGGGCGGCTGGGCGATGAGCAATCGTTTTTCCACCTGGAGCAGTTCATCCCCGGCGACATCTACCACGTCGATTCGCTGGTCTACGACGGGCAGGTGCTCTATGCCCAGCCCCACAAGTACGCCCGCCCGCCGATGACCGTGGCCCATGACGGCGGCGTGTTCGTCAGCCGCACGCTGCCCGACGGGGAAGAGGCGCGGGCCATCCTCGAACTGAACGAGCGGCTGCTGACCGCCTTCGGGCTGGAGCGCGGGGCGACCCATGCCGAGTTCATCCGCGGCCGTGATGGGCAATTCTACTTCCTGGAGGTGGCGGCGCGGGTGGGCGGGGCCAATATCGAAGACCTGGTGGCGGCGGCCGGCGGGCTGAACCTGTGGGAGGAGTGGGCGCGGATGGAGATAGCCCACGCCCAGGGGCAACCCTACACCGTGGCCCCCACGCGCCACGCCTACGCCGGCATCCTCGTCTGTCTGGCCCGCCAGGAGTGGCCCAACACCTGGGGCTACGACGACCCGGAGGTGGTCTACCGCGTGGACAAGAAGCACCACGCCGGGCTGGTGGTGGCCTCGGCCGATGCGGGGCGGGTAGAGTGGCTGCTCGACTCGTATGCCCGGCGCTTTGCCGATGATTTTTTGGCGGTGTTGCCGGCGTTGGATAAGCCGGAGTAAGAAAGGTTTTAGGTGCTAGGTGCTAGGTGCTAGGGGAAGAGCGCTCTTCCCCTAGCACCTGGCACCTACTCCTCGGACAATTGCTGAATAAGTTGGTCTACCGCCCGCAATAGTGGGGGCAAGTCGTGGGTGATGGTATCCCACAGGATGTCATGATCGACGCTATCGTAGCCGTGGATGAGCCGATTACGCAT includes:
- a CDS encoding ATP-grasp domain-containing protein, which gives rise to MNDRPITILCLAGYVKGTRFLTAAKDLGATVLLLTKEKLAAEEWPRESIDELLLMPDIHKRPDIIHAVSYLARGRQIDAIVPLDDYEVETAAMLREHLRLPGLGETAARYFRDKLAMRTQARAAGIPVPAFSPTFSYERLAEFMERTPPPWVLKPRSEAGAMGIKKLHTPGEVWDWLGRLGDEQSFFHLEQFIPGDIYHVDSLVYDGQVLYAQPHKYARPPMTVAHDGGVFVSRTLPDGEEARAILELNERLLTAFGLERGATHAEFIRGRDGQFYFLEVAARVGGANIEDLVAAAGGLNLWEEWARMEIAHAQGQPYTVAPTRHAYAGILVCLARQEWPNTWGYDDPEVVYRVDKKHHAGLVVASADAGRVEWLLDSYARRFADDFLAVLPALDKPE